In the genome of Nycticebus coucang isolate mNycCou1 chromosome 12, mNycCou1.pri, whole genome shotgun sequence, one region contains:
- the CLDN4 gene encoding claudin-4: MASMGLQVMGIALAVLGWLGAMLSCALPMWRVTAFIGSNIVTSQTIWEGLWMNCVVQSTGQMQCKVYDSLLALPQDLQAARALIVICIIVAALGVLLSVVGGKCTNCVEDESTKAKTMIVAGVVFLLAGLLVMVPVSWTAHNIIRDFYNPLVASGQKREMGASLYIGWAASGLLLLGGALLCCNCPPRTDKPYSAKYSAARSAAASNYV; encoded by the coding sequence ATGGCCTCCATGGGGCTGCAGGTGATGGGCATTGCGCTGGCCGTGCTGGGCTGGCTGGGTGCCATGCTGAGCTGTGCACTGCCCATGTGGCGCGTGACGGCCTTCATCGGCAGCAACATCGTCACGTCGCAGACCATCTGGGAGGGCCTGTGGATGAACTGTGTGGTGCAGAGTACCGGCCAGATGCAGTGCAAGGTGTACGACTCGCTGTTGGCACTACCACAGGACCTGCAGGCAGCCCGCGCCCTCATTGTCATCTGCATTATTGTGGCTGCACTGGGCGTGCTGCTGTCCGTTGTGGGGGGCAAGTGCACCAACTGTGTGGAGGACGAAAGCACTAAGGCCAAGACCATGATTGTGGCGGGTGTGGTATTCCTGCTGGCCGGCTTGCTGGTGATGGTGCCTGTGTCTTGGACGGCCCACAACATTATCCGTGACTTCTACAACCCACTGGTGGCCTCTGGACAGAAGCGGGAGATGGGTGCGTCACTATACATCGGCTGGGCCGCCTCAGGCCTGCTGCTGCTCGGAGGGGCCTTGCTCTGCTGCAACTGCCCACCTCGTACTGACAAGCCCTACTCGGCCAAGTATTCTGCTGCCCGGTCCGCGGCAGCCAGCAACTATGTGTAA
- the METTL27 gene encoding methyltransferase-like protein 27 isoform X2, producing MAQEEGGSLAEVRARVGASHGITNLAHKLHFYDRWAPDYDQDVATLQYQAPRLAVDCLTQALPGLPHDALILDVACGTGLVAAELQARGFSQLHGVDGSPGMLEQARARSLYQHLSLCTLGQELLPSPEGTFDAVLMVGALSDGQVPCTAIPELLRVTKPGGLVCLTTRTNPSNLLYKEALEATLDRLEQARVWQRLVAWPVDRWELATSELEVGPNTLAEGFISGIVYLYRKQ from the exons ATGGCTCAGGAGGAGGGTGGGAGCCTGGCCGAGGTGCGGGCGCGGGTCGGGGCCTCACATGGCATCACCAACCTGGCTCACAAGCTCCACTTCTATGATCGCTGGGCTCCGGACTACGACCAG GATGTGGCCACCCTGCAGTACCAAGCCCCTCGCCTGGCAGTGGACTGTCTCACCCAAGCCCTTCCAGGACTACCCCATGATGCCCTGATTCTAGATGTGGCCTGTGGCACTGGCCTGGTGGCTGCTGAG CTGCAGGCTCGGGGTTTCTCCCAGCTGCATGGAGTAGATGGGAGCCCAGGGATGCTGGAACAGGCCCGAGCCCGCAGCCTCTACCAGCACCTCAGCCTCTGCACCCTGGGCCAGGAGCTTCTGCCCAGCCCTGAAG GGACCTTCGATGCAGTGCTGATGGTAGGTGCCCTCAGTGATGGCCAGGTGCCCTGCACCGCAATCCCGGAGCTTCTGCGAGTCACTAAGCCAG GTGGGCTGGTGTGTCTGACCACCAGGACCAACCCTTCCAACCTGCTATACAAGGAGGCACTGGAGGCCACCTTGGACAGGCTGGAGCAGGCCAGGGTGTGGCAACGCTTGGTGGCCTGGCCTGTGGACCGCTGGGAGCTGGCCACCTCTGAACTCGAGGTGGGGCCCAACACCTTGGCAGAGGGCTTCATTTCCGGCATCGTCTACCTGTACCGAAAGCAGTAG
- the METTL27 gene encoding methyltransferase-like protein 27 isoform X1, with translation MAQEEGGSLAEVRARVGASHGITNLAHKLHFYDRWAPDYDQDVATLQYQAPRLAVDCLTQALPGLPHDALILDVACGTGLVAAELQARGFSQLHGVDGSPGMLEQARARSLYQHLSLCTLGQELLPSPEGTFDAVLMVGALSDGQVPCTAIPELLRVTKPGEEQPSQPPHMHLPFSTPQIQVSERVRPGGLVCLTTRTNPSNLLYKEALEATLDRLEQARVWQRLVAWPVDRWELATSELEVGPNTLAEGFISGIVYLYRKQ, from the exons ATGGCTCAGGAGGAGGGTGGGAGCCTGGCCGAGGTGCGGGCGCGGGTCGGGGCCTCACATGGCATCACCAACCTGGCTCACAAGCTCCACTTCTATGATCGCTGGGCTCCGGACTACGACCAG GATGTGGCCACCCTGCAGTACCAAGCCCCTCGCCTGGCAGTGGACTGTCTCACCCAAGCCCTTCCAGGACTACCCCATGATGCCCTGATTCTAGATGTGGCCTGTGGCACTGGCCTGGTGGCTGCTGAG CTGCAGGCTCGGGGTTTCTCCCAGCTGCATGGAGTAGATGGGAGCCCAGGGATGCTGGAACAGGCCCGAGCCCGCAGCCTCTACCAGCACCTCAGCCTCTGCACCCTGGGCCAGGAGCTTCTGCCCAGCCCTGAAG GGACCTTCGATGCAGTGCTGATGGTAGGTGCCCTCAGTGATGGCCAGGTGCCCTGCACCGCAATCCCGGAGCTTCTGCGAGTCACTAAGCCAGGTGAGGAGCAGCCCAGCCAGCCGCCCCACATGCACCTTCCCTTCTCCACGCCACAGATACAGGTCTCAGAACGCGTCAGGCCAG GTGGGCTGGTGTGTCTGACCACCAGGACCAACCCTTCCAACCTGCTATACAAGGAGGCACTGGAGGCCACCTTGGACAGGCTGGAGCAGGCCAGGGTGTGGCAACGCTTGGTGGCCTGGCCTGTGGACCGCTGGGAGCTGGCCACCTCTGAACTCGAGGTGGGGCCCAACACCTTGGCAGAGGGCTTCATTTCCGGCATCGTCTACCTGTACCGAAAGCAGTAG